In Aliiglaciecola sp. LCG003, a genomic segment contains:
- a CDS encoding elongation factor P hydroxylase has translation MAVLKSVVLDLAVHRYQDLVDIFNQTFYQSENTRLVKGDSDPVYLPASAQCGYHQVVFANGFYASALHEIAHWCIAGKARRQLEDYGYWYCPDGRDAQQQRQFEMVEVKPQAIEWAFSLAVGFPFQVSTDNLNGAQPDRQAFAQNVRAQLGLYQTYGLPKRADLFVQALDQFYPSPARRIEQNLPLEISL, from the coding sequence GTGGCTGTCTTAAAGTCGGTAGTTTTGGATTTGGCCGTGCATCGTTATCAAGATTTAGTTGATATATTCAACCAAACATTTTATCAAAGTGAGAATACCCGTTTGGTGAAAGGGGATAGCGATCCCGTGTATCTTCCGGCCTCTGCACAATGTGGCTATCATCAGGTGGTATTTGCGAACGGTTTCTATGCCAGCGCACTCCATGAAATTGCCCATTGGTGCATAGCTGGAAAGGCCCGCCGACAGCTCGAGGATTATGGTTACTGGTACTGCCCCGACGGACGGGATGCTCAGCAGCAGCGCCAATTTGAAATGGTCGAAGTCAAACCACAAGCCATAGAGTGGGCATTTAGCTTAGCTGTAGGTTTTCCCTTTCAGGTTAGCACCGATAACCTCAATGGTGCTCAACCGGATAGACAGGCATTCGCGCAAAATGTCAGGGCACAATTAGGCTTATATCAAACCTATGGATTGCCCAAACGGGCTGATTTGTTTGTCCAAGCACTTGATCAATTTTATCCCTCCCCAGCCCGCAGAATAGAGCAAAACTTGCCACTAGAGATAAGCCTGTGA
- a CDS encoding FlgO family outer membrane protein, with translation MKMGFEIAALCILTSLLSGCASSDYSFADLFSAEEEPVVEVSEPKVNSAPSPSGLRYRADSRQMNAINRFDNESQSAITSYRSPPSLYKPAYSHKSLIDYAEQLTMELVKNGRYLTTHSRVGVASFVNLDAGLKQTSALGNQLSELMISEVQSFGVPVVDFKTTDNITVGPSGDMVFSREAAKLADNLTVDYVLSGTLIQNEKGVRVNARIIAMDSKLVVSSASIMIPHFVVQSLQPSFVQLSE, from the coding sequence ATGAAAATGGGGTTTGAGATAGCGGCTTTGTGCATATTGACTTCATTGCTTAGCGGCTGTGCGAGCAGCGACTATTCATTCGCAGATCTATTTTCAGCAGAAGAAGAGCCTGTGGTGGAGGTTAGCGAGCCCAAAGTTAACTCCGCCCCCTCACCGTCTGGTCTGCGCTATCGAGCGGATAGTCGGCAGATGAACGCGATAAATCGTTTCGATAATGAATCCCAATCAGCGATAACAAGCTACCGTTCACCACCATCACTTTATAAACCTGCTTATAGTCATAAATCCTTAATCGATTATGCCGAGCAGTTGACTATGGAGTTGGTGAAAAATGGTCGGTATCTTACTACCCACAGCCGTGTGGGAGTCGCTTCTTTTGTAAATTTGGACGCAGGATTGAAACAAACTAGTGCATTAGGCAATCAATTGTCCGAATTAATGATTTCAGAAGTACAAAGTTTTGGTGTGCCGGTGGTCGACTTTAAAACCACTGACAACATTACAGTCGGCCCATCAGGGGATATGGTGTTTAGTCGAGAAGCTGCCAAACTGGCTGATAACTTAACAGTTGACTATGTTTTATCTGGCACCTTAATTCAAAATGAAAAAGGTGTACGAGTTAACGCCCGTATTATCGCTATGGACTCTAAGCTTGTGGTGTCAAGTGCAAGCATAATGATCCCGCATTTTGTTGTGCAGTCGCTGCAGCCGAGTTTTGTACAACTAAGCGAGTAG
- a CDS encoding YfcL family protein: MPAEQLEQFIDNTEQKLDEVVVTGSDEELFISGYFHGHFSLVVSQVLGHEVPTMALLDELLLTSLSNAFANNELEPQDQAKVLSLWQSLKIQ, translated from the coding sequence GTGCCAGCAGAACAATTAGAGCAGTTTATCGATAATACCGAACAAAAACTTGATGAGGTAGTCGTTACCGGTAGTGATGAAGAATTGTTTATTTCAGGCTATTTCCATGGACATTTTTCGTTAGTGGTCAGTCAGGTCTTAGGGCACGAGGTACCGACTATGGCCTTGTTAGATGAACTGCTATTAACCAGTCTATCAAATGCCTTTGCTAATAATGAATTGGAACCACAGGATCAAGCTAAAGTGCTGTCACTGTGGCAATCGCTAAAAATTCAATAG
- a CDS encoding acyl-CoA thioesterase, which produces MSESTSLDWMLPEPHIIEWKIEEAQIDHYNHVNNVAYVSQLEKVAWSHSNQLGLSIQQYQQLDRGMAISKHLIEYHAAALLNEQVLCATWIVECDKRLKLARRFQFIRQADQVTLLTARTDFVCIALSSGKPKRMPESFVEVYSKACVK; this is translated from the coding sequence ATGAGTGAATCCACATCCTTAGACTGGATGCTGCCTGAACCACACATCATCGAATGGAAAATTGAAGAGGCACAGATCGATCATTACAATCACGTCAATAATGTCGCCTATGTATCGCAACTTGAAAAAGTAGCTTGGTCCCATTCCAATCAATTGGGACTGAGTATTCAACAATATCAGCAACTTGATCGCGGTATGGCGATAAGCAAGCACCTAATTGAATATCATGCAGCCGCGTTGTTAAATGAGCAAGTATTGTGTGCCACTTGGATTGTTGAGTGTGACAAAAGGCTCAAACTGGCCCGCCGCTTTCAATTCATTCGCCAAGCTGACCAAGTAACCCTATTGACCGCCCGCACAGATTTCGTGTGTATCGCACTGTCTTCAGGCAAACCCAAACGTATGCCTGAGTCCTTCGTTGAGGTATACAGTAAAGCGTGTGTGAAATGA
- a CDS encoding retropepsin-like aspartic protease produces MKSLLPLVIVCLALSVGININLWLKLSATSDRSQPAQESYAPQSEQSIPSTKPAAPVEPSMVSHKTSLSDTDNDLYKAQHIQQIRQQIAANEYHSAKQAIQVYLRMHPQDIDYLILEAQWVQSTGQINEVLAEYYSLLDLALTTPQRAEVLSIIEQLTQDNIEKLKGIGSWDILATFLEPLWQFDPTRNTIILSLAEAYAHQQQEFLMENVLASLPQGDPSAERIRQIFQQQYAVAASADQSKNRSNDYERSAKLTPLGDHFVVSTRIGRVPFELMLDTGASTTVLTQNAFERIGRYVKKHYVGTYKVNTAGGQVDGAIYQLDHLFFGGFRVDSVAVVVLPMEEFDYADGLVGMNLLRQFDFKIDQQNAQLLLSRR; encoded by the coding sequence ATGAAATCACTGCTGCCCTTGGTTATTGTTTGTTTAGCGCTGTCGGTGGGGATCAATATAAATTTGTGGCTCAAGCTAAGCGCGACCTCTGACCGCTCACAGCCTGCGCAGGAATCTTATGCGCCCCAATCTGAGCAAAGCATTCCCAGTACTAAGCCTGCTGCACCGGTTGAACCCAGTATGGTCTCCCACAAGACATCACTGAGCGACACAGACAATGATCTATATAAAGCACAGCATATCCAACAGATCCGCCAGCAAATTGCCGCCAATGAATATCATAGTGCAAAACAGGCCATTCAAGTCTACTTAAGAATGCACCCTCAAGACATAGATTATTTGATCTTAGAAGCTCAATGGGTGCAAAGCACCGGCCAAATAAATGAGGTGCTAGCGGAGTATTATTCGCTGTTAGATCTTGCCTTAACGACCCCACAAAGGGCCGAAGTATTAAGTATTATCGAACAACTTACCCAAGACAATATTGAGAAGCTTAAGGGGATAGGTTCTTGGGATATTTTAGCCACATTTTTGGAGCCATTATGGCAATTTGACCCTACCCGAAACACTATTATCTTATCTCTTGCAGAAGCTTATGCCCATCAGCAACAGGAGTTTTTAATGGAGAATGTGCTGGCGTCCTTGCCTCAAGGTGATCCCTCTGCTGAAAGGATCAGGCAAATATTCCAACAACAGTACGCTGTGGCGGCATCAGCAGACCAGTCTAAGAACAGATCGAATGATTACGAACGCAGCGCGAAACTAACGCCCCTCGGAGATCACTTTGTGGTATCTACTCGAATTGGCCGCGTGCCTTTTGAGTTGATGTTAGATACCGGAGCGTCAACAACAGTGCTCACCCAGAATGCATTTGAGCGCATTGGCCGTTATGTGAAAAAGCACTACGTTGGTACTTATAAAGTGAACACCGCGGGCGGACAAGTTGATGGAGCTATTTATCAATTAGATCACCTGTTCTTTGGCGGCTTCCGAGTGGATAGTGTGGCAGTAGTGGTCCTTCCTATGGAAGAGTTTGATTATGCTGATGGTTTGGTGGGGATGAATCTATTACGCCAATTTGATTTTAAAATTGACCAACAAAACGCCCAGTTGCTTTTGAGCCGACGATAA
- a CDS encoding FlgO family outer membrane protein, protein MNTAARYCKLIVTLALFGVLQACSSNQTVNHTGSAVAPQLAVSPLGNVEYHTSELADELFARVKLDREYRYAVVSFVPVTSLKFSGLQQHPLMLLGHQLSEGMVTEASRRGFITQDYKITNDILISSDTENVMSRDVTRLAPLKDVDFYITGTITEQQEGAIVNARIVHVQSKDVVAAATKFFPAQIFWLREKVTTRGGMIYRTDS, encoded by the coding sequence ATGAACACAGCAGCAAGGTATTGCAAACTGATAGTGACATTAGCACTATTTGGGGTGCTTCAAGCCTGTTCATCTAATCAGACCGTGAATCATACTGGGTCGGCGGTGGCCCCTCAACTGGCCGTGTCGCCTCTAGGGAATGTTGAATACCATACCTCAGAACTTGCCGATGAGTTATTTGCGCGGGTGAAACTCGACCGCGAATATCGTTATGCGGTCGTTAGCTTCGTGCCCGTTACTAGCTTAAAATTTAGTGGCCTACAGCAACATCCACTGATGCTATTAGGCCACCAATTGTCAGAAGGCATGGTAACTGAAGCCAGTCGTCGTGGATTTATTACTCAAGACTATAAAATCACTAACGATATATTAATAAGTAGCGATACGGAAAACGTCATGAGCCGCGATGTCACTCGCCTTGCGCCTTTAAAAGACGTCGACTTTTATATAACGGGCACTATTACAGAACAGCAAGAAGGTGCGATCGTCAATGCGCGTATTGTGCATGTTCAAAGCAAAGATGTTGTGGCGGCTGCGACTAAGTTTTTTCCTGCCCAGATATTTTGGTTACGGGAAAAGGTCACCACCCGCGGTGGCATGATTTACCGAACTGATTCTTGA
- a CDS encoding FlgO family outer membrane protein, with product MKIVIALLASSMLIGCANSSWWASEDESEGKRNMAEPSAVKMNVVNITSDPDAPQFDQSSASKSAQASLYGAAPANALYGNGGGIQNGRMMTKHVGDYVQNMTQDLISNMEYLTDKTPVGVTTFALIDSDLQRTNLLGFQLSESFMHELHKFRIPVIDFKATEYIRVTEHGDFLLTRDFLELTETAPIEYILTGTLTKHQSGYLVNARILGLKSKAVVASAQMLMPFYVVDALLPSEHDLVDGVKLTQGE from the coding sequence ATGAAAATAGTAATAGCATTATTGGCAAGTTCAATGCTGATTGGGTGTGCGAATTCGTCTTGGTGGGCAAGCGAGGATGAATCTGAGGGTAAGCGCAATATGGCTGAACCTTCCGCGGTGAAAATGAACGTAGTGAATATCACCTCCGATCCCGATGCCCCGCAGTTTGATCAGTCCAGTGCAAGTAAAAGTGCGCAGGCAAGCTTATACGGTGCTGCGCCAGCCAATGCGCTTTATGGTAACGGCGGAGGCATACAAAATGGCCGGATGATGACCAAACACGTGGGTGATTATGTGCAAAACATGACTCAAGATTTGATCTCAAATATGGAATATTTGACTGATAAAACGCCCGTGGGCGTGACCACATTTGCTCTTATTGACAGTGATTTACAGCGAACCAATTTACTTGGCTTTCAATTATCTGAGTCTTTTATGCATGAGTTGCATAAGTTTCGTATTCCGGTTATCGATTTCAAAGCCACAGAGTACATTCGGGTGACGGAACATGGAGACTTCTTGTTGACCAGAGACTTTTTAGAGTTAACCGAGACGGCCCCCATTGAGTATATCCTTACCGGCACGTTAACCAAGCATCAAAGCGGTTATTTGGTCAATGCTCGGATCCTTGGACTAAAATCAAAAGCCGTGGTGGCTTCTGCTCAAATGCTAATGCCGTTTTACGTGGTTGACGCTTTACTGCCAAGTGAACATGATTTGGTTGATGGTGTTAAGTTGACTCAAGGGGAGTAG
- a CDS encoding CBM9 family sugar-binding protein: MLIRQPMWLLSFLLFITNTNALDVKLATQAPIIDGIDNEPQWQSAQWQPLDQVIIGGPLESSDFSAKYRLLWDTNTLYIQLNIIDDVLYDNHPNPLDGYWSDDCIEVFIDENASGGDHQYNHNAFAYHVSLDNQVVDLAKDRNPALYNQHINSQWTRNHQAPYEITWELAVKVFADSYQDNQQNTPVVLSAGKKMGFMLAYCDNDGSPIREHFIGSKDIQPLEGDKNRGWIDASVFDTLTLIK, encoded by the coding sequence ATGCTTATTCGCCAACCTATGTGGTTATTGTCATTTTTGCTTTTTATCACCAACACCAATGCATTAGATGTTAAGTTGGCCACACAAGCGCCTATTATCGATGGAATTGATAACGAGCCTCAATGGCAGTCAGCCCAATGGCAACCATTAGATCAGGTAATCATTGGGGGTCCGCTAGAGAGCAGTGATTTTTCTGCCAAGTATCGTCTCCTCTGGGATACCAATACCCTTTATATTCAACTTAATATCATTGATGACGTGTTATACGATAATCATCCTAACCCCCTCGATGGTTATTGGAGTGATGACTGTATAGAGGTATTTATCGATGAGAATGCCTCAGGTGGTGATCATCAATATAATCACAACGCCTTTGCCTATCATGTCAGTTTAGATAATCAGGTTGTTGATCTTGCAAAAGATCGTAATCCAGCCCTGTACAATCAGCACATCAACAGTCAATGGACTCGCAACCATCAAGCACCTTATGAGATTACCTGGGAACTGGCAGTTAAGGTATTTGCTGACAGTTACCAAGACAATCAACAAAACACACCCGTGGTGCTAAGTGCAGGTAAAAAAATGGGATTCATGCTGGCTTATTGCGACAATGACGGTAGCCCTATTCGTGAACATTTCATAGGCTCCAAAGATATTCAGCCGCTAGAGGGTGACAAAAATCGCGGATGGATAGACGCTAGTGTATTCGATACCCTCACCTTAATTAAATAA
- the mnmC gene encoding bifunctional tRNA (5-methylaminomethyl-2-thiouridine)(34)-methyltransferase MnmD/FAD-dependent 5-carboxymethylaminomethyl-2-thiouridine(34) oxidoreductase MnmC: MSIKPAKITFNSDGTPVATEFDDVYFSNTDGLEETRYVFLQHNRIPQRFVEHCKHSFVIAETGFGTGLNFLTLWQAFDQFRLEHPEAPLKQLHFISTEKFPLRQQDLQAALDKWPTLAREANGLVEYYPDLVDGCHRLQFAKGTITLDLWFGDVLDSFPAMHNDPQGIVDAWFLDGFAPSKNPKMWSDELFAQIARLSKPQATFATFTAAGIVKRGLAQVGFEVTKTKGFGRKREMLMGHFTHNQNIKRDTQQYFQRHAVVRVDTAAEKKLHIGVVGGGIAAANLAISLVQRGHMVSVLFKESLPAQGASGNPQGGFYPQLNAEANITSRLQALAFGFAARRYQQLLQAGCTYAHQWCGVLQLAFNSQVETRQRNLVDNALWPDSLIHGVDAVSGTAIAGLDLPYSSLFIPQGGWICPPELVNAMFDYAQQIGQCKLLSNCTVQSLSQQEHHWTVTSSQQGEMQFDTVVIATGADSKAISHTADLPFNLVRGQVEAIPSQQPLDKLNTVLCHKGYLTPEFQGAHALGSTYVKHDTSRAYRKNEQDINLATHLKGLAHTNWIKTIKGNHIGRAAIRCSLPDHLPVAGAMFEASIQQQQFDHLYKALPIHRYPMAEDLSGLYILSGLGSRGLTTAPLLADLIASQISAEPLPLSHQLLNALNPNRFLIRQLIRQQGDIKLKSNSGKDL, translated from the coding sequence TTGAGCATAAAACCGGCAAAGATCACGTTCAATTCTGACGGTACTCCAGTTGCCACCGAGTTTGATGACGTCTATTTTTCCAATACCGATGGATTGGAAGAGACTCGCTACGTGTTTTTACAACACAATAGAATCCCACAACGTTTTGTTGAGCATTGCAAGCATTCCTTTGTAATTGCAGAAACAGGTTTTGGGACAGGTTTAAATTTTCTAACCCTATGGCAAGCCTTTGACCAGTTCCGACTTGAACACCCCGAAGCACCGCTCAAGCAGTTACATTTTATCAGCACCGAAAAATTTCCGCTGCGTCAACAAGATTTGCAAGCGGCCCTAGACAAGTGGCCAACCTTGGCAAGGGAAGCTAATGGCCTAGTCGAATACTATCCCGATTTAGTTGATGGCTGTCATCGATTGCAATTTGCCAAGGGCACAATAACCTTAGATTTGTGGTTTGGCGACGTATTAGATAGCTTTCCAGCGATGCACAATGATCCCCAAGGAATCGTTGATGCTTGGTTCCTAGATGGTTTCGCGCCCAGTAAAAACCCAAAGATGTGGAGCGATGAGTTATTTGCTCAAATCGCTCGATTAAGTAAACCCCAAGCCACCTTTGCCACCTTTACCGCCGCTGGTATTGTAAAACGCGGCCTTGCCCAAGTGGGATTCGAGGTCACCAAAACCAAAGGATTTGGTCGCAAACGCGAGATGTTAATGGGCCACTTTACCCACAACCAAAACATCAAACGTGATACCCAGCAGTATTTTCAGCGCCATGCGGTGGTCAGGGTAGATACCGCAGCCGAAAAGAAATTGCATATCGGTGTTGTTGGCGGTGGTATTGCTGCTGCCAACTTGGCTATTTCACTGGTTCAACGAGGGCATATGGTATCCGTTTTGTTCAAGGAGTCTTTGCCGGCTCAAGGTGCCTCTGGAAATCCTCAGGGAGGCTTTTATCCTCAACTTAACGCAGAAGCCAACATTACCAGCCGACTTCAAGCCCTAGCTTTTGGTTTCGCCGCACGCCGCTATCAGCAGTTACTGCAAGCAGGTTGCACATATGCCCATCAGTGGTGCGGAGTATTGCAGTTAGCCTTTAATTCGCAAGTTGAAACTCGTCAGCGAAACTTAGTCGACAATGCCCTATGGCCTGATTCGTTAATCCATGGGGTTGATGCTGTCAGCGGTACTGCCATAGCCGGGCTAGATTTACCCTATTCATCATTATTTATTCCGCAAGGAGGTTGGATTTGTCCACCAGAGCTAGTCAATGCAATGTTTGACTATGCGCAACAAATCGGCCAGTGCAAGCTTCTCAGCAATTGCACCGTGCAGTCATTGAGCCAACAAGAACATCACTGGACTGTCACATCAAGCCAGCAGGGGGAGATGCAATTTGATACAGTGGTGATTGCAACTGGCGCGGATAGCAAAGCTATTTCCCACACTGCAGATTTGCCATTTAACCTCGTACGGGGACAGGTAGAAGCCATCCCCAGTCAACAGCCTTTAGATAAACTAAACACTGTTTTGTGCCACAAAGGCTATTTAACCCCTGAATTCCAAGGCGCACATGCGCTTGGATCGACTTATGTTAAGCACGATACCAGTCGCGCGTATCGCAAAAACGAACAAGATATCAACCTAGCAACTCATCTAAAAGGACTGGCGCACACGAATTGGATTAAGACTATTAAAGGCAATCATATTGGACGAGCAGCGATAAGATGCAGTTTGCCAGATCACCTGCCGGTGGCGGGCGCTATGTTTGAGGCTAGTATTCAGCAGCAACAATTTGACCATCTGTACAAAGCCTTGCCGATTCACCGCTACCCGATGGCCGAAGATCTCAGCGGATTATACATACTCAGTGGTTTAGGCTCACGGGGCTTAACTACTGCGCCCTTATTAGCTGATTTAATTGCGAGTCAAATTAGTGCAGAGCCCCTGCCGTTGTCGCACCAATTACTTAATGCTCTCAATCCGAATAGATTCTTGATTCGACAATTAATTCGCCAGCAAGGAGACATTAAACTGAAATCTAATAGCGGCAAAGATCTTTAG
- a CDS encoding ATP-NAD kinase family protein, with the protein MRAFKLGLIVNPFAGIGGALALKGSDGKQIREKALAMGAQKKANDKARLALLELTANKDDLIVYTAAGEMGEYISQQSGLTTHVVYTPSSIQTESDDTENAAKAILAQNVDLLLFAGGDGTARNIYDVVQQKVPVLGVPAGCKIHSGVYAITPKSAGRVVNMLISGDIVSLNDAEVKDIDEDKFRQGQVLAKYYGEMRVPAELRYVQAVKMGGKESDELVLIDIAADIIENMQEHPETLFVMGSGSTVASIMDELGLENTLLGVDLVLNQQLLHKDATAEQVLSHVQQYPSKLVITLIGGQGHLFGRGNQQLSPAVIESIGRQNILVVATKTKLQTLQGRPLICDSGDWQLDEKMSGLIPVITGYKDLVLYPVNHQEEGN; encoded by the coding sequence GTGAGAGCGTTTAAATTAGGTCTTATCGTCAATCCTTTTGCCGGCATCGGCGGTGCGCTAGCGCTGAAAGGCAGCGATGGCAAGCAAATCCGTGAGAAAGCGTTGGCGATGGGAGCCCAGAAAAAAGCCAATGATAAAGCACGGTTGGCGTTACTTGAATTGACGGCCAATAAAGATGACTTGATAGTTTATACCGCTGCTGGAGAAATGGGCGAATACATCAGCCAGCAAAGTGGTCTGACTACCCATGTGGTTTACACGCCCTCGTCAATTCAAACCGAGAGTGATGACACCGAAAATGCCGCCAAGGCCATTTTGGCGCAAAATGTTGATTTATTATTATTCGCTGGTGGTGATGGTACGGCCCGTAATATATATGATGTAGTGCAGCAAAAAGTACCGGTTTTGGGCGTACCAGCTGGCTGTAAAATTCATTCTGGTGTTTACGCTATCACACCCAAATCAGCGGGGCGTGTGGTGAATATGTTGATATCGGGTGACATTGTTAGCCTTAATGATGCCGAAGTAAAAGACATTGATGAGGACAAGTTTCGCCAAGGACAAGTGCTGGCTAAATATTATGGTGAAATGAGAGTACCTGCAGAGTTACGTTATGTGCAAGCCGTCAAAATGGGCGGCAAAGAATCGGACGAATTGGTTTTGATTGATATTGCGGCGGATATTATTGAAAACATGCAAGAACATCCCGAGACCCTATTTGTGATGGGCTCAGGCTCTACCGTAGCAAGTATTATGGACGAGCTGGGTTTGGAAAATACCTTATTAGGCGTTGATCTTGTACTCAATCAACAACTGCTGCACAAAGACGCTACCGCAGAACAGGTGCTTAGCCATGTCCAACAATATCCTAGCAAATTAGTGATTACCCTGATTGGCGGGCAAGGTCACCTATTTGGCCGCGGTAATCAGCAACTCAGTCCTGCGGTCATTGAATCCATTGGTCGGCAAAATATACTGGTCGTGGCGACCAAAACCAAATTACAAACCCTGCAAGGTCGGCCCCTGATATGTGATAGCGGTGATTGGCAGCTTGATGAAAAAATGTCAGGGCTGATCCCAGTTATTACGGGTTACAAAGATCTTGTTTTATACCCTGTTAACCACCAAGAGGAGGGCAATTAG
- a CDS encoding MFS transporter → MPNSVSSPLNLFLIGLTYLLYFGQLGVLVPYLGIFLDGRGFSSEQIGELFALITVARILGPNLWASMADRSGKGLGILQLGCFLTFATFCLVFWVDGFWGLTLSFALMMMFWTAVLPQLEVLTLNAIHSDANRYSRIRLWGSIGFIILTIVTGKAIDLFSSEAPIYVSAVVLLILFVSTLFIREKVVQPDVKSSAESAWNLVRTRPFVLFMVSAILLQVSFGTYYGFFALYSRDLGYSGQATGIFIGLGVAAEIIIFLLAGRLIERFGVKWILIISILLTALRWWLLGSAARFIEVIILSQLLHAFGFAMTHAASVQFIRHYFGNDFQSRGQALYISIAFGAGGAVGNYVSGHMWAQGEGAFQAYVFSTLAALLSAGCLLLVRSKNM, encoded by the coding sequence TTGCCTAACAGCGTGTCTTCGCCCCTCAATTTATTTCTCATTGGCTTAACCTACCTGCTCTATTTTGGGCAGTTAGGGGTGCTGGTTCCTTATTTGGGTATCTTTCTCGATGGCAGGGGCTTCAGCTCCGAGCAAATCGGCGAATTATTTGCGTTGATAACAGTAGCGCGAATACTCGGGCCAAATCTTTGGGCATCTATGGCAGATAGGTCAGGCAAGGGCTTGGGGATCCTGCAGCTAGGGTGCTTTCTAACCTTCGCGACTTTTTGCTTGGTATTTTGGGTAGACGGATTCTGGGGGTTAACCCTGAGTTTCGCCTTAATGATGATGTTTTGGACAGCCGTCTTGCCACAGTTAGAAGTGCTGACCCTGAACGCAATTCATAGCGACGCCAATCGTTATAGTCGGATCAGACTGTGGGGCAGCATCGGATTCATCATTCTGACCATAGTGACCGGCAAAGCCATTGATCTGTTTTCCAGTGAAGCACCTATCTATGTTAGTGCTGTGGTACTTTTGATTCTATTTGTGTCAACCCTGTTTATTCGGGAAAAGGTGGTTCAGCCTGATGTGAAGAGCAGTGCCGAATCAGCATGGAACTTAGTCCGCACGCGACCCTTTGTATTGTTTATGGTATCAGCGATTTTGTTGCAGGTCAGTTTTGGTACCTACTATGGTTTTTTTGCCCTTTACTCACGAGATCTCGGCTACAGTGGTCAAGCAACGGGCATCTTTATTGGCTTGGGTGTTGCGGCAGAAATTATTATCTTTTTGTTGGCAGGGCGCTTGATTGAGCGCTTTGGAGTGAAGTGGATTTTAATCATTAGTATTTTATTGACGGCACTACGCTGGTGGTTATTAGGTAGCGCGGCGCGATTTATTGAAGTCATTATTTTAAGTCAATTGCTGCATGCGTTTGGATTTGCCATGACCCATGCCGCTTCAGTACAGTTTATCCGCCACTACTTCGGAAATGACTTTCAAAGTCGCGGGCAAGCGCTCTATATCAGTATTGCTTTTGGAGCAGGTGGGGCCGTTGGCAATTACGTCTCTGGCCACATGTGGGCGCAAGGGGAAGGCGCTTTCCAGGCCTACGTTTTTTCTACTCTTGCAGCGTTACTTTCGGCAGGATGTCTGCTCCTAGTACGCTCAAAAAATATGTAG